ATCATCACCGCCAAGACGGCGGTCCTCATGGCCCTCGCCACGGAGGGCCCCGCCCTCCTCCTCGGGGCGGAGAGCGGGGTGCGGGAGGCCCTTTACCGTTACGGCCTCCTCTACGGCCAAGCCTTCCAGATGCGGGACGACTACCTGGACCTCATGGGAAGCCCGGAGGTCTTGGGCAAGCCCGTGGGCGGGGACTTGCGGGAGGGCAAGGCCACCCTCATCCCCCTCCTCCTCATGGAGCGCTACCCCGAGGTGCGGGAGGTGCTCAGGCGCCGGGCCCGGGAGGCCGGGGACCTGGAACGGGTGCGGGCCCTGGCCCGGGAGAGCGGGGTGGCCGAGGAGGCGGTGCGCCGCATCCGGGAGCGGGCCGAGGCCGCGGCCCAGGCCCTGGAGGCCCTGCCTCCGAGCCCCTTCCGGGAGGCCTTGCGCGAGCTCGCCCTAAAGGAGGCGGAGCGGGTCCGCTAGGGTATGCTTAGGGGGATGAAGGTGGTCCTGGCCACCTCCAACCCCGGGAAGGTGCGGGAGCTCAAGGAGGGCCTTGCCCCCTTGGGCTGGACCCTCCTCACCCTGGCGGACTTCCCCTTGCGCATGCCCAAGGAGGAGGGGGCCACCTTCCTGGAAAACGCCCTCCTCAAGGCGGCGTACGTGGCCAAGGCCACGGGGCTTCCCGCCCTCGCCGACGACTCCGGCCTCGAGGTCTACGCCCTCGGGGGCGAGCCCGGGGTCTACTCCGCCCGCTACGGGGGGAGGGCCACGGACCGGGAGCGGAACGTCTACCTCCTGGAGAGGATGCGCCACCTCAAAGGGGAAGAGCGCAAGGCCCGCTTCGTGGCCGTCCTGGTCCTGGCCTACCCCGACGGGCACGCCGAGGCCTACGAGGGGAGCGTGGAGGGGCTGATCCTCGAGGCCCCCCGGGGGGAGGGGGGCTTCGGTTACGATCCCCTCTTCTACGTCCCCGAGGCGGGGAAGACCTTCGCCGAGATGGGCCTAGAGGAGAAGGCCCGCTACACCCACCGGGGAAAGGCCCTTAGAGCTCTCCTGGAGGCCTACAAGGAGGGGCCTCCTCCCCGGGAGATTTCCCAGCTGGAATGAACGTCCTCTCCCCCCACATCGCCCTCTACCGCCTCTTTGACGTGGCCGACGAGATTGACCTAGGCCGCCTGTCCACACCCCGCCTTCGCCTTTCCCGGGCGAGGCTTGGGGCGGTGCGCTTTGAAAACCCACCGGGGGAGATGGAGCTTGGGGTGCGGAGCGTGGAGGGGCTTTCCGGCCTCCTCACCGCCAGGCTCTACGAGTTCGGGGTGGTCTCCCTCTCCTTCCGCATCCACCTGGGGGAGCGGGTGCCCTGGGAGGCCTTTTTGGAGAAGGGGCTCAGGATCCCCGAGCTTCCCTTCTGGGAGGGGTTCTTCCTGGCGGAGCTCGCCGCCCTCGAGCCCCACCTCCGAGGGGCCCTTCTCCGCCCCGAGGAGAAGCGCCTCTCCGAGGAGTTCGTGGTCTACCACGCCCTGGGGCTGGAAGGGGAAAAAGCCTTCCGCCCCTCGGTGGACCTCACCCCCCTATGGATGGGGGCCGAGGAGGAGTTCGCCCCCGAGGTGCGGCGGGAGATGGAGCGCTACCGCTACAGCTATTCCACGGAGGACCTGGCCCTCTTGGGCTTTGACCGCGTCCTCATCCTGGACTCCGAGGGGATCTGGGACGTGGCCGACCTGGTGGAGTTCGTCCACGCCCAGCTTCTGGAGCTTTCCTACTACGACCGGGTGCTCACCGAGGAGCTGGAGTTGGTTCCCCAGGTCCTAAGGCACCGGGGGCTTTGGGGGTACGGGAGGCTGCAGCGCCTCCGCCGCCGCCTCATGGCCCGGCACGCGGAGATCGCCGACGTGAAGGCCCGGATGGAGGGGGCTTTGCGCATCACCGAGGACCTTTTCTACGCCAAGATCTACCGGGCGGCCTTGGAGCTCTACGGGGCCCACGAGCTGGAAAGGAGCGTGGAGGAGAAGCTCAGGGTCCTCGAGGCCACCTACGAGATGGTGACCGAGGAGGTGGCCCACCTCCGCACCCAGGCGGTGGAGGTGGCCATCCTGGCCCTCATCGCCTTTGAGGTGGTGCGGGCCTTCCACTAAGGGGACTTGTGTCCCGGTCTGGAGGTGGTATACTTTGCCCCGAAGGGCGCGGGAAAAACCTTCAAAAACCTTCCTTGAGGAAGCGCTACCACGCGCCCGGAGGTGGAGTATGAGGAAGCTCGTTCCGGCATTGGCCCTAGGCCTTTCCCTGGCCCTCGCCCAGGGGAAGATCACCGTCTGGACCCACTTCGGCGGCCCCGAGCTGGAGTGGCTCAAGGAGCAGGCCCGGACCTTTGAAAGGACCTCCGGCACCAAGGTGGAGGTGGTGGAGGTCCCCTTCGGGGAGATCAAGCAGAAGTTCATCCTGGGCGCCCCCCAGGGCCAGGCGGCGGACCTCGTGGTCACCGTGCCCCACGACTGGGTGGGGGAGATGGCCCAGGCCGGGGTCCTCGAGCCCGTGGGCAAGTACGTAACCCAAACCTACCTCGCGGACCTTCAGGGCGTGGCGGTGGAGGCCTTCACCTTCGGGGGGCGGCTTTTTGGCCTGCCCGCCTTCGCCGAGAGCGTGGCCCTCATCTACAACAAGAAGTACGTGAAGGAACCCCCCAGGACCTGGGAGGAGTTTTTGGCCTTGGCGCAAAGGCTCACCACGGGTTCCACCTTCGGCTTCCTCTACAACATCGGCGACCCCTACTTTAACTTCGGCTTCTTCAAGGCCTTCGGCGCCGAGAACGTCTTCGCCAAGGACGCCAAGGGCAACCTGGACCCCAGCAAGCTCCTCATCGGGGGCGAGGCGGGGGAGAAGGCCCTCCAGTTCATCAAGGACCTCCGCTTCAAGTACAACCTGGTCCCCGAGGGGGTGGACTACGGGGTGGCGGACGGGGCCTTCAAGGACGGGGCGCTGGCCATGATCCTCAACGGCCCCTGGGCCCTGGGGGACTACAAGAAGGCCAAGGTGGATTTCGGCATCGCCCCCTTCCCCACGCCGCCCGGGGCCAGGGGGGCCTGGGGGCCCTTCCTGGGGGTCCAGGGCGTGGTGGTGAACGCCTACTCCAGGAACAAGACCCAGGCGGTGAACTTCGCCAAGACCCTGGTGACGGGGCGGAACCTCGTGGCCTTCAACCAGGCGGGCGGGCGCATCCCCGTCTCCAAGAGCGCGGTGAAGCAGCTGGAGAAGGACCCGGTGGTGGCGGGCTTTTCCAAGGTCTTCCCCTTGGGCGCCCCCATGCCCAACATCCCCGAGATGGGCAAGGTCTGGGGCCCCTGGGGGAACGCCATCAGCCTCGCCATCCAAAAGCCCGACTCCAACGTGAAGAAGATCGTGGAAGACATGGTGGCCGAGATCAAGAAGGCCATCGGCAAGTAAGGCCTATGCCCGCCCCCCACGGGACCTCCTTCCCCCGTGGGGGGCGTATCTTTAGACCATGAAGCACCCTCCCGGACTCAAAGGCTTCCTCCTGGCCATGGGGCTCCTCCTGGGGCTTCTCCTCTTCTCCACGGGGGTGGGCCTCCTGGCCTACTTCCTCCTGGAGGCCCGCTTCGCCCCACCGGGCTGGACCATCCTGGTGGTGGCCCTCCTGGTCCTGGTCCCGGGGGCGGTGGGGGTGGGAAGGCTCTTCCCCTGGCTTTCCGACTGGTACTACTTCCTCCCCGCCCTGGCCTTCCTCCTGGTCTTCACCCTCTACCCCGTGGGCCTCACCGTGTACCTGGTCTTCACCGACTACTCCGGAGCCAAGAACGGCTTCCCCGACCGCTCCACGGAGACGAAGGTGGTGGCCCAGGAGGGGGCGAGGCTCGTCCTCGAGGCCCCCGCGGCGGAGGCCCTGCGCTGCGACCCCTGCCAGGGGGTGCCCGTGGAGGTCTACGCCCAAGGGCACCGGATGCGGGCCAGGGTCCTCGAGGCCAAGGGGGAGGCCCTCCTCCTTGACCGCACCCCCCCCTTCCGCGCGGAGTTCGTGGCCAAGGTGAACGCCTTCCGCTTCGTGGGCCTCAAGAACTTCGCCTTCATCCTCTCCCAGGCGAGCCAGGCCCTCTTCCCCGTCTTCCTCTGGAACGTGACCTTCGCCACGGCCACCGTGCTCCTCAACGCCCTCGTGGGCCTTCTCCTGGGCCTCATCCTCAACAACAAGGGCCTTAAGCTTCGGAACTTCTACCGCACGGCCCTCATCGTCTCCTGGGCCCTGCCCGGCGTGATCACCGTCCAGGTCTGGGTGGCCCTCCTCAACTACAACTTCGGGGCCATCAACCGCCTTCTCGGGGTCTTGGGCCTCTACCCCATTCCCTGGCTCAACGACCCCGACTGGGCCAAGGTGGCCATCCTCCTCGTCAACCTCTGGCTCGGCTTCCCCTACATGATGACGGCCACCCTGGGGGCCCTTTCCACCATCCCCGACGAGCTCTACGAGGCGGCCAAGGTGGACGGGGCCACCCCTTGGCAGGCCCTCCTCCGCATCACCCTCCCCCTCCTGGAGAAGCCCATGTTGCCCATCCTGCTCTCCTCCTTCGCCTTCAACTTCAACAACTTCTACATCATCTACCTCCTCACCGGGGGTGGCCCGGCGCAGGAGGGGAGGCTCGCCACCGCCCAGGCCACGGACATCCTCATCTCCTGGGCCTACAAGACGGCCTTTAGCGCCGAGGGGCAGTCGGCCTACGGCCTGGGGGCGGCCATTAGCCTCCTCATCTTCGCCATCACCGTGGCCATCAGCCTGGTGAACTTCCGGGTGACCGGGGCGCTGAGGGAGGTGAAGTAGGTGCGCAAGCTCGTGGCCTTTCTCCTCACGGGCCTCGCCCTCTACGGGGTCTACTGGTTCGCGGCGAACCGCCTTTTTGACGAAGGGTCCTACCGCAAGCAGGTGGCCTTCGGGAGCGTCTTCGTGCCCTATGGTTGGGCCTACGCCCTGGGCTTCCTCGGGGCCTTGGTCCTCCTCGTCCTCCTCTATAGCCTTCTCTACACCGCCCTCGTAAACCGCCTCCGGGGAAGGCGGAAAAGCCCCTGGCCCCTTTTCCTCCAGGGGGTGACCCACCTCTTCCTCTGGGTCCTGATCCTCCTCGTCTACTACCCGGTGGTCCAGGTGGTGGCGGCGAGCTTTGACCCCACCAACAACCTCTTCAGCTTCAAGAGGCCGGAAACGGGCTTCCTCCTCCTGGACGCCAAGGTCATCCCCTACCTGCCCAACCCCTCCTTGGAAAACTACGCCAAGCTGGTGGAAGGGGTGGTCCTCTACCCTTACCAGGTGGTCCTCGCCCTCCTCGCGGGCCTAGCCCTCCTGGGGGTGGGGGTCGTGGGCCTTCTCCGCAGGCTTCTTGCCCCCGAGGCGTGGATGGACCTCTGGCAGGGGAGG
This region of Thermus thermophilus genomic DNA includes:
- a CDS encoding maltose ABC transporter substrate-binding protein — translated: MRKLVPALALGLSLALAQGKITVWTHFGGPELEWLKEQARTFERTSGTKVEVVEVPFGEIKQKFILGAPQGQAADLVVTVPHDWVGEMAQAGVLEPVGKYVTQTYLADLQGVAVEAFTFGGRLFGLPAFAESVALIYNKKYVKEPPRTWEEFLALAQRLTTGSTFGFLYNIGDPYFNFGFFKAFGAENVFAKDAKGNLDPSKLLIGGEAGEKALQFIKDLRFKYNLVPEGVDYGVADGAFKDGALAMILNGPWALGDYKKAKVDFGIAPFPTPPGARGAWGPFLGVQGVVVNAYSRNKTQAVNFAKTLVTGRNLVAFNQAGGRIPVSKSAVKQLEKDPVVAGFSKVFPLGAPMPNIPEMGKVWGPWGNAISLAIQKPDSNVKKIVEDMVAEIKKAIGK
- a CDS encoding ABC transporter permease subunit produces the protein MKHPPGLKGFLLAMGLLLGLLLFSTGVGLLAYFLLEARFAPPGWTILVVALLVLVPGAVGVGRLFPWLSDWYYFLPALAFLLVFTLYPVGLTVYLVFTDYSGAKNGFPDRSTETKVVAQEGARLVLEAPAAEALRCDPCQGVPVEVYAQGHRMRARVLEAKGEALLLDRTPPFRAEFVAKVNAFRFVGLKNFAFILSQASQALFPVFLWNVTFATATVLLNALVGLLLGLILNNKGLKLRNFYRTALIVSWALPGVITVQVWVALLNYNFGAINRLLGVLGLYPIPWLNDPDWAKVAILLVNLWLGFPYMMTATLGALSTIPDELYEAAKVDGATPWQALLRITLPLLEKPMLPILLSSFAFNFNNFYIIYLLTGGGPAQEGRLATAQATDILISWAYKTAFSAEGQSAYGLGAAISLLIFAITVAISLVNFRVTGALREVK
- the rdgB gene encoding RdgB/HAM1 family non-canonical purine NTP pyrophosphatase yields the protein MKVVLATSNPGKVRELKEGLAPLGWTLLTLADFPLRMPKEEGATFLENALLKAAYVAKATGLPALADDSGLEVYALGGEPGVYSARYGGRATDRERNVYLLERMRHLKGEERKARFVAVLVLAYPDGHAEAYEGSVEGLILEAPRGEGGFGYDPLFYVPEAGKTFAEMGLEEKARYTHRGKALRALLEAYKEGPPPREISQLE